One part of the Procambarus clarkii isolate CNS0578487 chromosome 41, FALCON_Pclarkii_2.0, whole genome shotgun sequence genome encodes these proteins:
- the LOC123761042 gene encoding LOW QUALITY PROTEIN: perlucin-like protein (The sequence of the model RefSeq protein was modified relative to this genomic sequence to represent the inferred CDS: deleted 2 bases in 1 codon) — MARMCVVAMFPLLVVAVLGVTLADQDSAGSCPRPGTEGAEPACSGQRETLPCPDPYFPLGDTCYWIPDARRQMEDGHVYCAVREPDGYTARLAVLDDCDKLAAVANYIADTLDTKTSYWIGGTDLFEEDHWFWLNKAKVVRGAPFWETGQPNGHTKENHLVLNHHGRLEDRDASTLLPFICQLK, encoded by the exons ATGGCGAGGATGTGTGTGGTGGCGATGTTCCctctgctggtggtggcggtgctgggGGTCACCCTGGCTGACCAAG ATAGTGCAGGGTCGTGCCCCAGACCCGGGACCGAGGGCGCGGAGCCTGCTTGTTCAGGCCAGCGGGAGACCCTCCCCTGCcctgacccctacttccctctgggAGACACCTGTTACTGGATCCCTGACGCCAGGAGACAGAT GGAGGACGGGCACGTGTACTGCGCGGTGCGGGAACCAGACGGATACACCGCCAGACTGGCCGTCTTGGATGACTGCGACAAACTCGCAGCTGTAGCTAATTACATCGCCGACACCCTCG ATACGAAGACTAGCTACTGGATAGGTGGAACCGACCTGTTCGAGGAGGATCACTGGTTCTGGCTGAACAAGGCTAAGGTGGTGCGAGGGGCGCCCTTCTGGGAGACCGGCCAACCGAACGGACACACGAAGGAGAACCACCTCGTCCTGAACCACCACGGCCGGCTGGAGGATAGGGACGCCTCC ACCTTACTCCCCTTCATCTGTCAACTCAAGTGA
- the LOC123761040 gene encoding C-type lectin domain family 4 member M-like yields the protein MKTDVVPRVAVLVGALLSLAAAQIAYCPAPYILIGGEVCLYFPGGTYTWLDARTLCQTAAAPPDPYTGDLAEIQTCELLSSVWNYIYYKLERPSNYWIGGKDEGSEGSWFWVKSGTPVPKGSPFWFTAEPDGSNAENHLVLSPNGYLADGRMDQSYYAICQAYTA from the exons ATGAAGACAGACGTAGTACCGCGTGTGGCCGTCCTTGTCGGGGCGCTGCTGTCGCTCGCCGCCGCCCAAATAG CATATTGTCCAGCCCCGTACATCCTGATTGGCGGTGAAGTGTGCTTGTATTTCCCAGGTGGAACCTACACTTG GCTTGACGCCAGGACCCTCTGCCAAACCGCCGCCGCCCCGCCAGACCCTTACACAGGCGACCTAGCCGAAATACAAACATGTGAACTACTGTCTAGCGTGTGGAACTACATATATTACAAACTAG AGAGGCCGAGCAATTACTGGATAGGAGGAAAGGACGAAGGCTCGGAGGGCTCGTGGTTCTGGGTGAAGAGCGGGACGCCCGTGCCGAAGGGCTCCCCTTTCTGGTTCACCGCAGAGCCCGACGGTTCTAACGCAGAGAACCACCTCGTCTTGTCCCCGAATGGCTATTTAGCTGACGGGAGAATGGACCAGTCGTACTACGCTATCTGTCAGGCATATACAGCATAG
- the LOC123761041 gene encoding uncharacterized protein encodes MKTDVVPLVAALVGALLPLATAQIAYCPAPYILIGGEACLYIPGGTYTWDGARDLCHTITVASPYSSHLAEIESCNVLSSLWNYIKYKLERPGNYWIGGSDSGSEGTWYWERTTQPDVPKGAPFWFTEEPDGDDLENHLVVATNGFFADGQGDQLYGVICQAII; translated from the exons ATGAAGACGGACGTAGTTCCTCTTGTGGCCGCTCTTGTGGGGGCGCTGCTGCCTCTTGCTACCGCCCAAATAG CATATTGTCCAGCCCCGTACATCCTGATTGGCGGTGAAGCGTGCTTGTATATCCCAGGTGGAACCTACACTTG GGATGGGGCGAGGGACCTGtgccacaccatcactgtagcctcACCATACAGCAGCCATCTTGCGGAAATAGAATCGTGTAACGTGCTCTCCAGCCTCTGGAACTACATTAAATACAAACTCG AGAGGCCGGGAAATTACTGGATAGGAGGCTCAGACAGCGGCTCAGAGGGCACTTGGTACTGGGAGAGGACTACGCAGCCCGACGTGCCGAAGGGCGCTCCATTCTGGTTCACCGAAGAACCCGACGGAGACGACCTGGAGAACCACCTTGTCGTGGCCACCAATGGCTTCTTCGCCGACGGGCAGGGCGACCAGCTGTACGGCGTTATCTGTCAGGCAATAATATAA